The genomic segment TCCATCGGCACCATGGTGCGGCAGTGACCGCCAAAGCGTTATTGAACATACTTTCAGCTCCATCAACAGGGAGTAAAAGTATGTTCAAAAACATCATTGCCAGTGCCGCACTGGCCATCACGTGCGTTGCCACGCCCGCCATGGCGGCGGCCGTGCACGACGCCAACCTTTTCACCAGCAATACGCTGGCCGCGAATGACGATAGCTCCACAGACTTGGTCGATATCGGGTTCAGCATCAATTTTTATGGCCAAAGCTTCAATCAGCTGTATGTGAACAACAACGGCAACGTCTCGTTCAATACCCGGTTGCCGACCTACACACCGTTCAGCCTGTTGAGCACCAGCAACGCAATGCTGGCGCCATTCTTTGCCGATGTGGATACACGCAACATCGCCAGCGGACTCACCCAATACGGCCAAGCCACTATCAATGGACGCCAGACGTTTGGCGTGAATTGGATCAACGTGGGCTACTTCGACTCCAAGGCCGACAAGACCAACTCCTTTCAACTGATCGTGACTGATCGCTCAGACACGGGCGCTGGTAACTTTGACTTTCAATTCAACTACGACAACATCAGCTGGGAAACCGGTAGCGCCAGCGGCGGCACCAATGGATTCGGCGGTTCATCTGCACGCGCGGGCTGGTCCAATGGGACCACCAAGTCTTTTGAACTTGCAGGCTCAGCCGTCAACGGAGCGCTGCTGAACTCCGGCAGCAACGCATTGACGCACAACCAACTCGACTCCGGTGTTGAAGGGCAATACAACTTCAGCGTGCGCAATGGCGCGGTGATTCCGGCAGTGCCAGAACCAGAAACCTACGCTCTGCTGCTCGCAGGTTTAGGCTTGTTGGGTGCTGTGGCACGCCGTCGCAAAGCGCAGGCCAACGCTTAAGCCGATTTGCCTTTAGCCAAGGGCTCCTTAGGGGGCCCTTTTTACTGTTGGCGTGCACCTCGGCAAGAGAGGCATGTCCGTGGGCCGCCAAGCCCTGTGGCGTTTACCCGAACGGCCTATGGGCGACCTTGCGTTCTGTAGGGATACTCCGTGTACCACTATTCATACAGGGAGCCCTATGTCATTTTCGCGTTTCAGCCTGCTTGCCGTCTCCGCAGCATTTTCGATGTCTGCCGCCTTGCCAGCATTCGCAGCTTCAAATTCTTTCGCGTCCATTTCCAACTTCACCGTGACCCTCAGCAGCGGTGGTTTCGTAAGCAGCCAGCCTGACTTGTACAAGCGCGCAACGGTTCGCGACAATTTCGGAAACACGCTCGACGAAAAAGTCCTAACGACCTCTACGAATGCCCCCATCATTGCGAACTCCGCTGATGCGTTTTCTACCACCGGCATTACCG from the Rhodoferax potami genome contains:
- a CDS encoding nidogen-like domain-containing protein; translated protein: MFKNIIASAALAITCVATPAMAAAVHDANLFTSNTLAANDDSSTDLVDIGFSINFYGQSFNQLYVNNNGNVSFNTRLPTYTPFSLLSTSNAMLAPFFADVDTRNIASGLTQYGQATINGRQTFGVNWINVGYFDSKADKTNSFQLIVTDRSDTGAGNFDFQFNYDNISWETGSASGGTNGFGGSSARAGWSNGTTKSFELAGSAVNGALLNSGSNALTHNQLDSGVEGQYNFSVRNGAVIPAVPEPETYALLLAGLGLLGAVARRRKAQANA